A section of the Roseomonas marmotae genome encodes:
- a CDS encoding NepR family anti-sigma factor: MDDQADKRVLAEEGEEPSDRPRERSNRKGTPDAAFDLWLQRGLHAMYDDIAREPIPEELLRLIEQDRTK, encoded by the coding sequence ATGGACGATCAGGCGGATAAGCGTGTGTTGGCGGAGGAGGGTGAAGAGCCCTCCGACCGCCCGAGGGAGCGAAGCAATCGCAAGGGCACTCCCGATGCCGCCTTCGATCTATGGCTGCAGCGCGGTCTGCACGCCATGTATGATGACATCGCCCGCGAACCCATCCCCGAGGAATTGCTCAGGCTGATCGAGCAGGACCGCACGAAGTGA